From one Coffea eugenioides isolate CCC68of chromosome 11, Ceug_1.0, whole genome shotgun sequence genomic stretch:
- the LOC113754106 gene encoding serine carboxypeptidase-like 46: MNTVKKVLLFLVLGSFSAFLTIGRSTAELITSLPGQPSNVTFKQYSGYIVTDAQHGRALFYYFVKADSGNPLSHPLTVWLNGGPGCSSLGFGAFMENGPFQPGNAGLLLRNKYSWNSASNMLYVESPIGVGFSYSNTSSDYINWNDTTTAWDNLQFLLNWFKEFPQHRDSDLYLTGESYAGHYIPQLAMLLLEYNRQLNNKPIKLKGIALGNPLLDSEISIDASEFLWSHGVISDDMLAMKKTVCNDSRYFVERIHKNLSKDCLDMYGTMREEVGNDTDPGDLIMPPCLSPTTQSTFLGGPADAKVAKKIAVGDPCLGDRIYAYLNKPGVQKALHIKTTRFPAVWDFCSGPLDYQADNMAANIIPLLSGILRENIRILLFSGDQDSKIPLTQTRKIANWLAKDLELTAFGRYGPWYDGLQVGGWSQSFGGLEKSKNNTHLTYATVKGAAHEVPFTSPSQALTLFKAFLSGHPPPRTSNV, translated from the exons ATGAATACCGTGAAAAAGGTTCTTTTGTTCTTAGTCTTGGGCAGTTTCTCTGCATTTTTGACAATTGGCAGATCAACTGCTGAGCTGATAACTTCTCTCCCTGGACAGCCTTCTAATGTTACCTTCAAGCAATATTCAGGTTACATTGTTACAGATGCTCAACATGGCCGAGCTCTTTTCTATTATTTCGTCAAAGCTGATTCAGGAAATCCGCTCTCACATCCCCTGACAGTATGGCTAAATGGCG GCCCTGGTTGTTCTTCTCTTGGATTTGGTGCATTCATGGAAAATGGTCCTTTTCAGCCTGGAAATGCAGGCCTCCTGTTAAGAAATAAGTATTCATGGAATTCAG CATCAAACATGTTGTATGTGGAATCACCTATTGGAGTTGGGTTTTCATACTCAAACACAAGTTCAGACTACATCAATTGGAATGATACAACAACTG CTTGGGATAATCTGCAATTTCTCTTGAACTGGTTCAAGGAATTCCCTCAACACAGAGATTCGGATCTGTACTTAACTGGGGAGAGTTATGCAG GTCACTATATACCACAGCTTGCAATGCTGTTGCTAGAGTACAACAGACAACTGAATAACAAACCTATCAAGCTCAAAGGAATTGCA CTGGGAAATCCACTGCTAGACAGCGAGATCAGCATTGATGCTAGTGAATTCCTTTGGTCACATGGAGTAATTTCTGATGACATGCTTGCAATGAAGAAAACAGTCTGTAATGACTCGAGGTACTTTGTGGAGAGAATCCATAAAAATCTATCCAAGGATTGCCTGGATATGTATGGAACCATGAGAGAGGAGGTTGGAAATGATACTGATCCTGGCGATCTTATCATGCCTCCATGTTTATCCCCGACTACACAATCAACTTTTCTGGGAGGTCCTGCTGATGCAAAG GTTGCAAAGAAAATTGCAGTTGGTGATCCCTGTCTAGGTGATAGGATATATGCATACCTCAACAAACCTGGAGTTCAGAAAgctttacatatcaaaacaaCTCGATTTCCAGCTGTCTGGGACTTTTGTTCAGG GCCGCTGGACTACCAAGCTGATAATATGGCTGCTAACATCATACCTCTCTTGTCAGGGATTCTTAGAGAGAACATCCGCATTCTACTTTTCAG TGGAGATCAAGACTCAAAAATCCCACTAACACAGACAAGGAAAATTGCAAATTGGTTGGCCAAAGATCTAGAGCTGACAGCTTTTGGGAGATATGGTCCTTGGTATGATGGCTTGCAG GTTGGGGGCTGGAGTCAATCATTTGGTGGATTAGAGAAGAGTAAAAACAATACACACTTGACATATGCTACCGTTAAGGGAGCAGCTCATGAAGTCCCCTTCACTTCTCCCTCCCAAGCTCTCACACTCTTCAAAGCATTTCTAAGTGGACATCCTCCCCCAAGAACCAGTAATGTTTGA
- the LOC113751663 gene encoding single-stranded DNA-binding protein WHY1, chloroplastic-like: MLHLNLSSSLSPIQNPSKQHPPPQSYHGFFSNNNSPFNLKTKTSSLSFSNSTKNLTLKCRHSGYFEPQEPQQQRFSPPDQQGTLPSRVYVGYSVYKGKAALTVEPRPPEFTPLDSGAFKLTKEGFVLLQFAPAASVRQYDWSRKQVFSLSVNEIGSLISLGAKDSCEFFHDPFKGKSDEGRVRKVLKVEPLPDGSGHFFNLSVQNKLINVDENIYIPITKAEFAVLTSGFNFILPYLIGWHAFATSVKPEDASRVNYTNARSGAEYEWSR; the protein is encoded by the exons ATGCTACACCTAAACCTCTCTTCTTCTCTATCCCCTATCCAAAACCCTAGTAAACAGCACCCTCCTCCACAGTCATACCATGGTTTCTTCTCCAACAATAATTCACCCTTCAATCTTAAAACCAAAAcctcctctctttctttctccaattCGACCAAGAACCTTACCTTAAAATGCCGCCACTCTGGTTATTTTGAGCCTCAAGAACCGCAGCAGCAGAGGTTTTCTCCTCCTGATCAACAAG GGACATTGCCGTCAAGGGTATATGTTGGATACTCTGTGTACAAGGGGAAGGCAGCTCTGACAGTGGAGCCTCGGCCTCCAGAGTTCACGCCTTTAGAT TCAGGGGCATTTAAGCTGACGAAGGAGGGTTTTGTGTTGCTTCAGTTTGCTCCTGCTGCTAGCGTTCGCCAATATGATTGGAGTAGAAAGCAG GTTTTCTCATTGTCAGTAAATGAGATTGGGAGTCTAATTAGCCTTGGAGCAAAAGATTCTTGTGAATTTTTCCACGATcctttcaaaggaaaaag TGATGAAGGTAGGGTCAGAAAAGTGCTGAAGGTAGAACCCCTGCCAGATGGTTCTGGCCACTTCTTTAATCTCA GTGTTCAAAACAAGCTTATAAATGTGGATGAGAATATCTACATTCCTATAACAAAGGCAGAGTTTGCAGTTCTTACCTCAGGATTCAAT TTTATCTTGCCATACCTTATAGGTTGGCACGCTTTTGCAACTTCCGTGAAGCCAGAAGATGCTAGTCGGGTGAACTACACTAATGCCAGATCTGGTGCCGAGTATGAATGGAGCAGATAG
- the LOC113753459 gene encoding uncharacterized protein LOC113753459 isoform X4: MYSSALRVNIVVLQCHRKPNNKNLQYWIVPHSKRKFSLVSHQTPISSSFKPDDSSNSPSPPKPHQSQQLGYDPPEEFFGLSVDPQPRKILSGSLKPRSWFGPNGQYIRELPCPSCRGRGYTPCTECGIERSRADCSLCNGKGLIACPQCLGDCVIWEESIDEQPWEKAHSVSPLKVKEDDEVDNLDIKLNVKRKTKRVYNSPSPEVNLKISRSLKSLNAKTGLFSRRMKIIHSDPLLRAQRSAAIKKVKGTPAARRQASEAMKKYFRDPENRQRRSISMKGPLIG; this comes from the exons ATGTATTCATCAGCATTGAGAGTGAATATAGTCGTTCTTCAGTGCCACAGGAAACCCAATAACAAGAATTTGCAGTACTGGATAGTGCCACATTCCAAAAGGAAATTTAGTCTTGTCAGTCATCAAActccaatttcttcttcattcaaGCCAGATGATTCCTCCAACTCACCATCACCCCCGAAACCACACCAATCCCAG CAGCTAGGTTATGACCCTCCTGAGGAGTTCTTTGGACTTTCTGTCGATCCACAACCAAG GAAGATTCTTTCTGGTAGTTTGAAACCAAGATCATGGTTTGGCCCAAATGGGCAGTATATCAGAGAACTGCCTTGTCCAAGTTGCAGGGGAAGGGGTTATACTCCATGTACAGAATGTGGAATAGAAAGATCTAGAGCAGATTGTTCACTATGCAATGGAAAG GGTCTAATTGCCTGTCCTCAGTGCCTTGGAGATTGTGTTATCTGGGAGGAGTCGATTGATGAACAGCCATGGGAGAAAGCCCACTCTGT TTCTCCTCTCAAGGTAAAAGAAGATGATGAAGTGGACAATTTAGACATAAAGCTGAATGTGAAGAGAAAAACCAAGCGCGTATACAACTCTCCAAGTCCTGAAGTCAATTTGAAGATTAGCAGATCCCTCAAA AGCCTGAATGCAAAAACTGGGTTGTTTAGTAGGAGGATGAAGATTATCCATAGTGATCCTTTGCTTCGTGCACAAAGATCGGCTGCCATCAAG AAAGTAAAAGGCACCCCTGCTGCGAGGAGGCAGGCTTCTGAAGCAATGAAGAAGTACTTCCGTGACCCAGAGAACCGACAAAGAAGAAGTATCTCAATGAAAGGTCCATTAATT GGGTAA
- the LOC113753459 gene encoding uncharacterized protein LOC113753459 isoform X2 produces MYSSALRVNIVVLQCHRKPNNKNLQYWIVPHSKRKFSLVSHQTPISSSFKPDDSSNSPSPPKPHQSQLGYDPPEEFFGLSVDPQPRKILSGSLKPRSWFGPNGQYIRELPCPSCRGRGYTPCTECGIERSRADCSLCNGKGLIACPQCLGDCVIWEESIDEQPWEKAHSVSPLKVKEDDEVDNLDIKLNVKRKTKRVYNSPSPEVNLKISRSLKSLNAKTGLFSRRMKIIHSDPLLRAQRSAAIKKVKGTPAARRQASEAMKKYFRDPENRQRRSISMKGVKFYCQNCGREGHRRNYCPEVQNELRDGQFTCGLCGEKGHNRRTCRKSKSSERKRLVSKEHHCRICGQTGHNRRSCPQEKMAEVSIVATSKNSVPTKRSYICRLCRVKGHNIRTCPLQKR; encoded by the exons ATGTATTCATCAGCATTGAGAGTGAATATAGTCGTTCTTCAGTGCCACAGGAAACCCAATAACAAGAATTTGCAGTACTGGATAGTGCCACATTCCAAAAGGAAATTTAGTCTTGTCAGTCATCAAActccaatttcttcttcattcaaGCCAGATGATTCCTCCAACTCACCATCACCCCCGAAACCACACCAATCCCAG CTAGGTTATGACCCTCCTGAGGAGTTCTTTGGACTTTCTGTCGATCCACAACCAAG GAAGATTCTTTCTGGTAGTTTGAAACCAAGATCATGGTTTGGCCCAAATGGGCAGTATATCAGAGAACTGCCTTGTCCAAGTTGCAGGGGAAGGGGTTATACTCCATGTACAGAATGTGGAATAGAAAGATCTAGAGCAGATTGTTCACTATGCAATGGAAAG GGTCTAATTGCCTGTCCTCAGTGCCTTGGAGATTGTGTTATCTGGGAGGAGTCGATTGATGAACAGCCATGGGAGAAAGCCCACTCTGT TTCTCCTCTCAAGGTAAAAGAAGATGATGAAGTGGACAATTTAGACATAAAGCTGAATGTGAAGAGAAAAACCAAGCGCGTATACAACTCTCCAAGTCCTGAAGTCAATTTGAAGATTAGCAGATCCCTCAAA AGCCTGAATGCAAAAACTGGGTTGTTTAGTAGGAGGATGAAGATTATCCATAGTGATCCTTTGCTTCGTGCACAAAGATCGGCTGCCATCAAG AAAGTAAAAGGCACCCCTGCTGCGAGGAGGCAGGCTTCTGAAGCAATGAAGAAGTACTTCCGTGACCCAGAGAACCGACAAAGAAGAAGTATCTCAATGAAAG GGGTAAAATTTTATTGTCAGAATTGCGGACGTGAAGGCCATAGGAGAAATTACTGTCCAGAAGTTCAGAATGAACTGAGGGATGGACAGTTTACATGTGGGCTATGTGGTGAAAAGGGGCATAACAGAAGAACATGCCggaagtcaaaatcaagtgaaaGAAAGAGACTAGTCTCAAAGGAACACCACTGCCGTATATGTGGACAGACTGGGCATAATAGGCGGTCCTGTCCTCAAGAGAAGATGGCAGAAGTAAGTATTGTCGCTACAAGTAAAAATTCTGTTCCTACCAAGAGAAGTTACATCTGCCGGCTGTGCAGGGTGAAAGGACATAACATCAGGACATGCCCTCTTCAGAAGAGATAA
- the LOC113753459 gene encoding uncharacterized protein LOC113753459 isoform X3: MYSSALRVNIVVLQCHRKPNNKNLQYWIVPHSKRKFSLVSHQTPISSSFKPDDSSNSPSPPKPHQSQQLGYDPPEEFFGLSVDPQPRKILSGSLKPRSWFGPNGQYIRELPCPSCRGRGYTPCTECGIERSRADCSLCNGKGLIACPQCLGDCVIWEESIDEQPWEKAHSVSPLKVKEDDEVDNLDIKLNVKRKTKRVYNSPSPEVNLKISRSLKSLNAKTGLFSRRMKIIHSDPLLRAQRSAAIKKVKGTPAARRQASEAMKKYFRDPENRQRRSISMKGVKFYCQNCGREGHRRNYCPEVQNELRDGQFTCGLCGEKGHNRRTCRKSKSSERKRLVSKEHHCRICGQTGHNRRSCPQEKMAEGERT; encoded by the exons ATGTATTCATCAGCATTGAGAGTGAATATAGTCGTTCTTCAGTGCCACAGGAAACCCAATAACAAGAATTTGCAGTACTGGATAGTGCCACATTCCAAAAGGAAATTTAGTCTTGTCAGTCATCAAActccaatttcttcttcattcaaGCCAGATGATTCCTCCAACTCACCATCACCCCCGAAACCACACCAATCCCAG CAGCTAGGTTATGACCCTCCTGAGGAGTTCTTTGGACTTTCTGTCGATCCACAACCAAG GAAGATTCTTTCTGGTAGTTTGAAACCAAGATCATGGTTTGGCCCAAATGGGCAGTATATCAGAGAACTGCCTTGTCCAAGTTGCAGGGGAAGGGGTTATACTCCATGTACAGAATGTGGAATAGAAAGATCTAGAGCAGATTGTTCACTATGCAATGGAAAG GGTCTAATTGCCTGTCCTCAGTGCCTTGGAGATTGTGTTATCTGGGAGGAGTCGATTGATGAACAGCCATGGGAGAAAGCCCACTCTGT TTCTCCTCTCAAGGTAAAAGAAGATGATGAAGTGGACAATTTAGACATAAAGCTGAATGTGAAGAGAAAAACCAAGCGCGTATACAACTCTCCAAGTCCTGAAGTCAATTTGAAGATTAGCAGATCCCTCAAA AGCCTGAATGCAAAAACTGGGTTGTTTAGTAGGAGGATGAAGATTATCCATAGTGATCCTTTGCTTCGTGCACAAAGATCGGCTGCCATCAAG AAAGTAAAAGGCACCCCTGCTGCGAGGAGGCAGGCTTCTGAAGCAATGAAGAAGTACTTCCGTGACCCAGAGAACCGACAAAGAAGAAGTATCTCAATGAAAG GGGTAAAATTTTATTGTCAGAATTGCGGACGTGAAGGCCATAGGAGAAATTACTGTCCAGAAGTTCAGAATGAACTGAGGGATGGACAGTTTACATGTGGGCTATGTGGTGAAAAGGGGCATAACAGAAGAACATGCCggaagtcaaaatcaagtgaaaGAAAGAGACTAGTCTCAAAGGAACACCACTGCCGTATATGTGGACAGACTGGGCATAATAGGCGGTCCTGTCCTCAAGAGAAGATGGCAGAA GGTGAAAGGACATAA
- the LOC113753459 gene encoding uncharacterized protein LOC113753459 isoform X1, which produces MYSSALRVNIVVLQCHRKPNNKNLQYWIVPHSKRKFSLVSHQTPISSSFKPDDSSNSPSPPKPHQSQQLGYDPPEEFFGLSVDPQPRKILSGSLKPRSWFGPNGQYIRELPCPSCRGRGYTPCTECGIERSRADCSLCNGKGLIACPQCLGDCVIWEESIDEQPWEKAHSVSPLKVKEDDEVDNLDIKLNVKRKTKRVYNSPSPEVNLKISRSLKSLNAKTGLFSRRMKIIHSDPLLRAQRSAAIKKVKGTPAARRQASEAMKKYFRDPENRQRRSISMKGVKFYCQNCGREGHRRNYCPEVQNELRDGQFTCGLCGEKGHNRRTCRKSKSSERKRLVSKEHHCRICGQTGHNRRSCPQEKMAEVSIVATSKNSVPTKRSYICRLCRVKGHNIRTCPLQKR; this is translated from the exons ATGTATTCATCAGCATTGAGAGTGAATATAGTCGTTCTTCAGTGCCACAGGAAACCCAATAACAAGAATTTGCAGTACTGGATAGTGCCACATTCCAAAAGGAAATTTAGTCTTGTCAGTCATCAAActccaatttcttcttcattcaaGCCAGATGATTCCTCCAACTCACCATCACCCCCGAAACCACACCAATCCCAG CAGCTAGGTTATGACCCTCCTGAGGAGTTCTTTGGACTTTCTGTCGATCCACAACCAAG GAAGATTCTTTCTGGTAGTTTGAAACCAAGATCATGGTTTGGCCCAAATGGGCAGTATATCAGAGAACTGCCTTGTCCAAGTTGCAGGGGAAGGGGTTATACTCCATGTACAGAATGTGGAATAGAAAGATCTAGAGCAGATTGTTCACTATGCAATGGAAAG GGTCTAATTGCCTGTCCTCAGTGCCTTGGAGATTGTGTTATCTGGGAGGAGTCGATTGATGAACAGCCATGGGAGAAAGCCCACTCTGT TTCTCCTCTCAAGGTAAAAGAAGATGATGAAGTGGACAATTTAGACATAAAGCTGAATGTGAAGAGAAAAACCAAGCGCGTATACAACTCTCCAAGTCCTGAAGTCAATTTGAAGATTAGCAGATCCCTCAAA AGCCTGAATGCAAAAACTGGGTTGTTTAGTAGGAGGATGAAGATTATCCATAGTGATCCTTTGCTTCGTGCACAAAGATCGGCTGCCATCAAG AAAGTAAAAGGCACCCCTGCTGCGAGGAGGCAGGCTTCTGAAGCAATGAAGAAGTACTTCCGTGACCCAGAGAACCGACAAAGAAGAAGTATCTCAATGAAAG GGGTAAAATTTTATTGTCAGAATTGCGGACGTGAAGGCCATAGGAGAAATTACTGTCCAGAAGTTCAGAATGAACTGAGGGATGGACAGTTTACATGTGGGCTATGTGGTGAAAAGGGGCATAACAGAAGAACATGCCggaagtcaaaatcaagtgaaaGAAAGAGACTAGTCTCAAAGGAACACCACTGCCGTATATGTGGACAGACTGGGCATAATAGGCGGTCCTGTCCTCAAGAGAAGATGGCAGAAGTAAGTATTGTCGCTACAAGTAAAAATTCTGTTCCTACCAAGAGAAGTTACATCTGCCGGCTGTGCAGGGTGAAAGGACATAACATCAGGACATGCCCTCTTCAGAAGAGATAA